A DNA window from Arachis duranensis cultivar V14167 chromosome 3, aradu.V14167.gnm2.J7QH, whole genome shotgun sequence contains the following coding sequences:
- the LOC107479168 gene encoding auxin response factor 19, protein MKAPSNGFLPNSGEGEKKTINSELWHACAGPLVSLPPIGSLVVYFPQGHSEQVAASMQKEADFVPSYPNLPSKLICMLHNVVLHADPETDEVYAQMTLQPVNKYDKEAILASDMGLKQNQQPTEFFCKTLTASDTSTHGGFSVPRRAAEKIFPPLDFSMQPPAQEIVAKDLHDSTWTFRHIYRGQPKRHLLTTGWSVFVSTKRLFAGDSVLFIRDEKQQLLLGIKRANRQQPALSSSVISSDSMHIGILAAAAHAASNNSPFTIFYNPRASPSEFVIPLAKYNKAMYTQVSLGMRFRMMFETEESGVRRYMGTITGVSDLDPVRWKNSQWRNLQVGWDESTAGERPSRVSIWDVEPVVTPFYFTILQDESDIENAFKRAMPWLGDELGMKDASSSIFPGLSLVQWMSMQQQNNQFAATQSGFFPPSMLSSNTLHGNLNSNDQSKILNFQAPVLSAPNLQFNKSNLPNQVNQLQQSMTSWPQQLQQPQQQQQQQKLHSLLQSPVNQLQPQQQQQQRQQQLPEPQNLSQSQQQQPQLPQQRTQQLQQPQQQPPPPQQHQPQQSCQQPIMNNRVVTSNQCVQVQQPVAYSQLQQQQLVSGSMPTQQSIQPANKNAMLMTSLPLDSQFQQSIDQQTSLLQRQQQQPTQLQQSPLQFLQQSTSQRALQQLQGTQMSQQNPSEQQLQLQLLQKLQQQQQQQQQQLISTSSPLLQSQLLQQKNTHLANQQLPQLPQSQHQPQQLGNNSFPMEKLLNSNSFSSSSLMQSQQLSVNQPTLNAQKSVITSRAPSSLTDVDVPSCSTSPSTNTCQISPPNLMKRNQQAPTTFGGISVVEPTNNLVQELHNKSDMPIKHELSGIKGPDQLKYKGTISDQLEASSSGTSYCIDPGSIHQNFQLPNFCMDGDVQSHPRQNLPFASNLDGLAADTMLSRGYDSQKDLQNLLANYGGAPRDIETELSTAAISSQSFGVPNMPFKPGCSSDIPMNDAGVLNNGLWANQTQRMRTYTKVQKCGSVGRCIDVTRYKGYDELRHDLARMFGIEGQLEDPQRTEWKLVYVDHENDILLVGDDPWEEFVSCVQSIKILSSAEVQQMSLDGDLGQVPIPNQACSGTEGGNAWRGQYDDNSAASFNR, encoded by the exons ATGAAGGCTCCTTCCAATGGTTTCTTGCCTAATTCTGGCGAAG gagaaaagaaaacaatcAATTCAGAGTTATGGCATGCTTGTGCTGGACCATTGGTTTCTTTACCTCCTATTGGAAGTCTTGTGGTTTATTTCCCTCAAGGACACAGCGAACAA GTTGCAGCATCCATGCAAAAGGAGGCCGACTTCGTACCAAGTTACCCGAACCTTCCATCCAAGTTGATTTGCATGCTTCACAATGTTGTCCTTCAT GCTGATCCTGAAACTGACGAGGTTTATGCTCAAATGACCCTTCAACCTGTAAATAAA TATGATAAGGAAGCAATACTGGCATCCGACATGGGTCTCAAGCAAAACCAGCAGCCTACTGAATTCTTTTGCAAAACTCTCACAGCTAGTGACACAAGCACTCATGGTGGATTTTCTGTGCCTCGTCGAGCAGCGGAAAAAATATTCCCACCTCTG GACTTTTCGATGCAACCTCCGGCTCAGGAGATTGTTGCGAAGGATTTGCACGATAGTACATGGACATTTAGGCATATTTATCGCG GACAACCAAAGAGGCACTTGTTGACTACCGGATGGAGTGTCTTTGTTAGCACGAAAAGGCTATTTGCTGGAGATTCTGTTCTTTTCATTAG AGATGAAAAACAGCAACTTCTTTTAGGTATAAAGCGCGCTAATAGGCAGCAGCCGGCACTCTCTTCATCGGTAATATCCAGTGACAGCATGCACATTGGCATTCTTGCTGCTGCAGCCCATGCTGCTTCAAATAACAGCCCTTTTACCATATTTTATAACCCAAG GGCAAGCCCCTCGGAATTTGTGATTCCGTTGGCCAAGTACAACAAGGCCATGTACACTCAAGTTTCTCTTGGTATGAGATTTAGAATGATGTTTGAGACTGAGGAGTCTGGAGTACGCAGATATATGGGTACAATCACCGGCGTTAGTGACTTGGATCCGGTCCGATGGAAAAACTCACAGTGGCGCAATCTTCAG GTTGGTTGGGATGAATCAACAGCTGGGGAGCGCCCAAGCAGAGTTTCGATCTGGGATGTTGAACCAGTAGTTACTCCTTTCTACTTTACGATTTTGC AAGACGAGTCTGACATAGAAAATGCTTTTAAGAGAGCTATGCCCTGGCTTGGAGATGAACTTGGCATGAAGGATGCTTCAAGCTCAATCTTTCCTGGTTTGAGTTTAGTGCAATGGATGAGCATGCAGCAGCAGAACAATCAATTTGCCGCCACCCAATCCGGATTTTTCCCGCCATCTATGCTTTCATCCAATACCCTCCATGGCAACCTTAACAGTAATGATCAATCCAAGATATTGAACTTCCAAGCCCCGGTCCTCTCTGCACCAAATCTTCAATTCAACAAATCTAATCTACCCAACCAAGTCAACCAACTGCAGCAATCTATGACATCATGGCCCCAACAGCTGCAGCAGccacagcagcagcagcagcagcagaagCTGCATTCATTGTTGCAATCGCCAGTAAACCAGCTTCAGCCacaacagcagcagcaacagAGGCAACAGCAGCTGCCAGAGCCACAAAACTTGTCGCAGTCACAGCAACAACAGCCCCAACTGCCTCAACAGAGAACACAGCAGCTGCAACAACCACAGCAGCAGCCGCCTCCACCACAGCAACACCAACCTCAACAGTCATGTCAACAGCCAATTATGAATAATCGGGTAGTTACTTCTAATCAATGTGTTCAAGTTCAACAACCGGTAGCCTATTCTCAGCTTCAGCAACAGCAGTTAGTCTCCGGAAGCATGCCGACACAACAAAGTATCCAACCTGCCAACAAGAATGCAATGCTAATGACATCCTTGCCATTAGACTCGCAATTTCAGCAATCGATAGATCAGCAAACTAGTCTCTTACAGAGGCAGCAGCAACAACCGACACAGTTGCAACAATCTCCATTGCAGTTTTTGCAACAAAGCACGTCGCAGAGGGCATTGCAGCAACTTCAAGGGACTCAAATGTCACAGCAAAACCCCTCAGAGCAACAGTTACAGTTACAGCTGCTGCAGAAACTgcaacagcagcagcagcagcagcaacagcaACTTATTTCAACATCTAGTCCACTTTTGCAGTCACAGCTTCTGCAGCAAAAAAATACTCATCTGGCAAACCAGCAACTACCACAGCTGCCTCAATCGCAGCATCAACCTCAACAGCTCGGAAATAATTCATTCCCAATGGAGAAGCTTCTCAACAGCAACAGCTTCTCTTCTTCGTCTCTAATGCAATCGCAACAGCTTTCGGTGAACCAACCAACCCTGAATGCACAGAAATCAGTTATAACTAGTAGAGCTCCTTCTAGTCTTACCGATGTAGACGTGCCATCATGCTCGACTTCACCGTCTACTAATACCTGCCAGATATCTCCACCAAATCTCATgaaaagaaatcaacaagcaCCAACCACATTCGGGGGGATTTCGGTAGTTGAGCCGACTAATAATTTGGTGCAAGAGCTTCATAATAAGTCTGATATGCCGATAAAACATGAATTATCCGGCATAAAAGGCCCTGACCAGCTTAAGTATAAAGGTACAATCAGTGATCAGCTGGAAGCTTCTTCGTCCGGAACATCTTACTGTATTGATCCGGGTAGCATCCACCAGAACTTCCAACTTCCAAACTTCTGCATGGATGGTGATGTTCAATCGCATCCTAGACAAAATCTACCATTTGCCTCCAATCTTGATGGACTAGCAGCGGATACCATGCTCTCAAGAGGTTATGACTCTCAAAAAGATCTTCAAAACTTGCTGGCTAACTATGGCGGTGCTCCAAGAGACATCGAAACAGAGCTGTCCACTGCCGCCATCAGCtcgcagtcatttggggtgccGAACATGCCTTTCAagcctggttgctcaagtgaTATTCCCATGAACGATGCTGGGGTTTTGAATAATGGCTTATGGGCTAACCAGACTCAGAGAATGCGAACATATACCAAG GTTCAAAAATGTGGTTCTGTTGGAAGATGTATCGACGTCACGCGATACAAAGGATATGATGAACTCCGCCACGATTTGGCTCGAATGTTCGGGATTGAAGGGCAGCTAGAAGATCCTCAAAGGACC